From Rhineura floridana isolate rRhiFlo1 chromosome 5, rRhiFlo1.hap2, whole genome shotgun sequence, a single genomic window includes:
- the THAP12 gene encoding 52 kDa repressor of the inhibitor of the protein kinase isoform X2, translated as MPNFCAAPNCTRKSTQSDLAFFRFPRDPARCQRWVENCRRADLEDKTPDQLNKHYRLCAKHFETSMICRSSPYRTVLRDNAVPTIFDLTSHLNNPHSRHRKRIKELSEEEIRTLKQQKIDAFEQEKMNQESVDDDIQNPASEEGGDEPVEDEVPLTQEERENKDYLKSLFEILILMGKQNVPLDGHSADELPEGIFTPDNFQALLEFRINSGDEVLRKRFETTAVNLAYCSKAQQKQMLEICEGCVREETLREVRDSHFFSIITDEMVDLAGEEHLPVLVRFVDDSHNLREEFIGFLPYEADPEILAVKFHTTITEKWGLNMEYCRGQAYIVSSGFASKMKTVATRILEKYPQAVYTLSSSCALNIWLAKSIPVLGISIVLGTIEEVCLFFQQSPQLLADLDNVISILFQNSEERGNELKEIVRCHWTGRHDTFEIVVDLMQAFVLCLDAINDASVRWNSSVAGRAHILSTALADFDFVVTVVIIKNILSFTRAFGKNLQGQTSDVFFAASSLTAVLHSLNEVMENIEVYHEFWFEEATNLATKLDLPIKLPGKFCRAQQGSMDSEITPENYYKEALSIPAVEHIIQELKDIFSEQHLRALKCLSLVPSVMGQLKFNTSEEHHADMHKNDLPNPDTLSAELHCWRIKWKHRGKDIELPTTIYEALHLPDIKFFPNVYALLKVLCILPVMKVENKKFEVGRRRLKAYLKNTLTEQRSSNLALLNINFDIKHDLDLMVDTYIKLYPEKPEFQEEFLPPNNSESTEET; from the exons ATGCCGAATTTCTGCGCAGCCCCGAACTGCACCCGCAAGAGCACGCAGAGCGACTTGGCCTTTTTCCGCTTCCCGCGCGACCCCGCccg ATGCCAGCGGTGGGTTGAGAACTGCCGAAGGGCTGATTTGGAAGATAAGACGCCCGACCAATTGAATAAGCATTACAGATTATGTGCAAAACACTTTGAAACCTCGATGATATGTAGAAGT agCCCTTACAGGACTGTTTTACGAGACAACGCCGTTCCAACAATTTTTGACCTCACGAGCCATTTGAACAATCCACATAGCAGACACAGGAAAAGAATTAAAGAGCTG aGCGAAGAAGAAATAAGAACATTAAAGCAGCAAAAGA TTGACGCTTTTGAGCAAGAAAAGATGAATCAAGAATCTGTTGACGACGACATTCAGAACCCAGCCTCTGAGGAAGGAGGAGATGAGCCCGTTGAAGATGAGGTCCCCTTAACGCAAGAGGAGAGGGAAAATAAAGATTACCTTAAATCTTTGTTTGAAATCTTAATCTTGATGGGGAAGCAAAACGTTCCTTTGGATGGCCACAGTGCCGATGAACTCCCGGAAGGCATCTTTACTCCAGACAACTTCCAAGCTCTCTTGGAATTCAGGATAAATTCTGGAGATGAGGTTCTAAGGAAGCGGTTTGAGacaacagctgtgaatctggcttatTGCTCTAAAGCCCAGCAGAAGCAAATGCTGGAGATCTGTGAAGGCTGTGTGCGGGAAGAGACTCTCAGGGAAGTGAGAGACTCTCATTTCTTCTCCATCATCACGGATGAAATGGTGGATCTCGCTGGAGAGGAACACTTGCCGGTCCTGGTGAGATTTGTAGACGATTCTCACAACCTGAGGGAAGAATTCATAGGGTTCCTACCGTACGAGGCAGATCCTGAAATTCTGGCTGTTAAATTCCACACAACGATTACCGAAAAATGGGGCCTAAACATGGAGTATTGTCGAGGCCAAGCCTATATTGTCTCCAGTGGATTTGCTTCAAAAATGAAGACTGTGGCCACAAGGATCTTGGAAAAATACCCACAAGCTGTATATACGCTGTCCTCCTCTTGTGCCTTGAACATATGGCTAGCCAAATCTATTCCAGTATTGGGCATTTCCATCGTGCTTGGGACAATAGAGGAAGTTTGCTTGTTCTTTCAGCAGTCGCCCCAGTTATTAGCCGATTTGGACAATGTCATCTCCATTCTCTTTCAGAACAGCGAGGAAAGGGGGAATGAGCTGAAGGAGATTGTCCGCTGCCATTGGACAGGCCGGCACGATACTTTTGAGATTGTCGTTGATCTCATGCAGGCGTTTGTGCTGTGCTTGGACGCCATAAATGACGCTTCTGTCAGGTGGAACAGCTCAGTTGCTGGCCGAGCACATATACTTTCCACTGCCTTGGCAGATTTTGACTTTGTAGTCACAGTTGTGATTATCAAAAACATTCTCTCCTTCACACGGGCCTTTGGCAAGAACCTCCAAGGTCAAACGTCGGATGTCTTCTTTGCAGCTAGCAGCTTGACGGCAGTATTGCATTCGCTGAATGAGGTGATGGAGAACATTGAGGTTTATCATGAATTCTGGTttgaggaagccacaaacctggcCACAAAGCTAGACCTGCCAATTAAGCTCCCTGGGAAATTTTGCCGGGCCCAGCAAGGGAGCATGGACTCGGAAATAACCCCAGAAAACTACTACAAAGAAGCACTTAGCATTCCAGCCGTGGAGCACATAATTCAGGAGCTGAAAGATATCTTCTCAGAGCAGCACCTGCGGGCGCTCAAGTGTTTGTCTTTAGTTCCCTCGGTCATGGGGCAGCTCAAATTTAATACGTCTGAGGAGCATCACGCTGACATGCACAAAAATGACCTCCCCAATCCGGATACGCTGTCTGCGGAACTCCATTGCTGGAGAATCAAGTGGAAACACAGGGGGAAGGATATAGAGCTCCCCACCACTATTTACGAAGCCCTTCATTTGCCAGACATCAAGTTTTTCCCTAATGTCTACGCGCTGCTTAAGGTTCTGTGCATCCTCCCAGTGATGAAGGTGGAGAACAAGAAATTTGAAGTTGGCCGAAGACGCTTGAAGGCCTACCTAAAGAACACGTTGACAGAGCAGAGGTCAAGTAACCTCGCGTTGCTTAACATAAACTTTGATATTAAACATGACTTGGATTTAATGGTCGACACCTATATCAAACTGTATCCAGAGAAACCAGAATTTCAGGAGGAATTCCTTCCCCCTAACAATTCAGAGTCAACGGAAGAGACTTAA
- the THAP12 gene encoding 52 kDa repressor of the inhibitor of the protein kinase isoform X1 — protein MSVCVAGIFGEGVCAHAWYTEEEGGEPEGNFPREEEEEEDAHVTRRHRLGFRRETRELGWWPWGHPRSGCQRWVENCRRADLEDKTPDQLNKHYRLCAKHFETSMICRSSPYRTVLRDNAVPTIFDLTSHLNNPHSRHRKRIKELSEEEIRTLKQQKIDAFEQEKMNQESVDDDIQNPASEEGGDEPVEDEVPLTQEERENKDYLKSLFEILILMGKQNVPLDGHSADELPEGIFTPDNFQALLEFRINSGDEVLRKRFETTAVNLAYCSKAQQKQMLEICEGCVREETLREVRDSHFFSIITDEMVDLAGEEHLPVLVRFVDDSHNLREEFIGFLPYEADPEILAVKFHTTITEKWGLNMEYCRGQAYIVSSGFASKMKTVATRILEKYPQAVYTLSSSCALNIWLAKSIPVLGISIVLGTIEEVCLFFQQSPQLLADLDNVISILFQNSEERGNELKEIVRCHWTGRHDTFEIVVDLMQAFVLCLDAINDASVRWNSSVAGRAHILSTALADFDFVVTVVIIKNILSFTRAFGKNLQGQTSDVFFAASSLTAVLHSLNEVMENIEVYHEFWFEEATNLATKLDLPIKLPGKFCRAQQGSMDSEITPENYYKEALSIPAVEHIIQELKDIFSEQHLRALKCLSLVPSVMGQLKFNTSEEHHADMHKNDLPNPDTLSAELHCWRIKWKHRGKDIELPTTIYEALHLPDIKFFPNVYALLKVLCILPVMKVENKKFEVGRRRLKAYLKNTLTEQRSSNLALLNINFDIKHDLDLMVDTYIKLYPEKPEFQEEFLPPNNSESTEET, from the exons ATGTCAGTGTGTGTGGCGGGGATATTTGGGGAAGgggtgtgtgcgcatgcctgGTACACAGAGGAGGAGGGCGGCGAGCCTGAGGGAAATTTCCCgcgtgaggaggaagaggaggaggatgcaCACGTTACGCGGCGGCACAGACTCGGGTTTCGTCGTGAGACTCGCGAGCTGGGATGGTGGCCGTGGGGACATCCCCGCTCCGG ATGCCAGCGGTGGGTTGAGAACTGCCGAAGGGCTGATTTGGAAGATAAGACGCCCGACCAATTGAATAAGCATTACAGATTATGTGCAAAACACTTTGAAACCTCGATGATATGTAGAAGT agCCCTTACAGGACTGTTTTACGAGACAACGCCGTTCCAACAATTTTTGACCTCACGAGCCATTTGAACAATCCACATAGCAGACACAGGAAAAGAATTAAAGAGCTG aGCGAAGAAGAAATAAGAACATTAAAGCAGCAAAAGA TTGACGCTTTTGAGCAAGAAAAGATGAATCAAGAATCTGTTGACGACGACATTCAGAACCCAGCCTCTGAGGAAGGAGGAGATGAGCCCGTTGAAGATGAGGTCCCCTTAACGCAAGAGGAGAGGGAAAATAAAGATTACCTTAAATCTTTGTTTGAAATCTTAATCTTGATGGGGAAGCAAAACGTTCCTTTGGATGGCCACAGTGCCGATGAACTCCCGGAAGGCATCTTTACTCCAGACAACTTCCAAGCTCTCTTGGAATTCAGGATAAATTCTGGAGATGAGGTTCTAAGGAAGCGGTTTGAGacaacagctgtgaatctggcttatTGCTCTAAAGCCCAGCAGAAGCAAATGCTGGAGATCTGTGAAGGCTGTGTGCGGGAAGAGACTCTCAGGGAAGTGAGAGACTCTCATTTCTTCTCCATCATCACGGATGAAATGGTGGATCTCGCTGGAGAGGAACACTTGCCGGTCCTGGTGAGATTTGTAGACGATTCTCACAACCTGAGGGAAGAATTCATAGGGTTCCTACCGTACGAGGCAGATCCTGAAATTCTGGCTGTTAAATTCCACACAACGATTACCGAAAAATGGGGCCTAAACATGGAGTATTGTCGAGGCCAAGCCTATATTGTCTCCAGTGGATTTGCTTCAAAAATGAAGACTGTGGCCACAAGGATCTTGGAAAAATACCCACAAGCTGTATATACGCTGTCCTCCTCTTGTGCCTTGAACATATGGCTAGCCAAATCTATTCCAGTATTGGGCATTTCCATCGTGCTTGGGACAATAGAGGAAGTTTGCTTGTTCTTTCAGCAGTCGCCCCAGTTATTAGCCGATTTGGACAATGTCATCTCCATTCTCTTTCAGAACAGCGAGGAAAGGGGGAATGAGCTGAAGGAGATTGTCCGCTGCCATTGGACAGGCCGGCACGATACTTTTGAGATTGTCGTTGATCTCATGCAGGCGTTTGTGCTGTGCTTGGACGCCATAAATGACGCTTCTGTCAGGTGGAACAGCTCAGTTGCTGGCCGAGCACATATACTTTCCACTGCCTTGGCAGATTTTGACTTTGTAGTCACAGTTGTGATTATCAAAAACATTCTCTCCTTCACACGGGCCTTTGGCAAGAACCTCCAAGGTCAAACGTCGGATGTCTTCTTTGCAGCTAGCAGCTTGACGGCAGTATTGCATTCGCTGAATGAGGTGATGGAGAACATTGAGGTTTATCATGAATTCTGGTttgaggaagccacaaacctggcCACAAAGCTAGACCTGCCAATTAAGCTCCCTGGGAAATTTTGCCGGGCCCAGCAAGGGAGCATGGACTCGGAAATAACCCCAGAAAACTACTACAAAGAAGCACTTAGCATTCCAGCCGTGGAGCACATAATTCAGGAGCTGAAAGATATCTTCTCAGAGCAGCACCTGCGGGCGCTCAAGTGTTTGTCTTTAGTTCCCTCGGTCATGGGGCAGCTCAAATTTAATACGTCTGAGGAGCATCACGCTGACATGCACAAAAATGACCTCCCCAATCCGGATACGCTGTCTGCGGAACTCCATTGCTGGAGAATCAAGTGGAAACACAGGGGGAAGGATATAGAGCTCCCCACCACTATTTACGAAGCCCTTCATTTGCCAGACATCAAGTTTTTCCCTAATGTCTACGCGCTGCTTAAGGTTCTGTGCATCCTCCCAGTGATGAAGGTGGAGAACAAGAAATTTGAAGTTGGCCGAAGACGCTTGAAGGCCTACCTAAAGAACACGTTGACAGAGCAGAGGTCAAGTAACCTCGCGTTGCTTAACATAAACTTTGATATTAAACATGACTTGGATTTAATGGTCGACACCTATATCAAACTGTATCCAGAGAAACCAGAATTTCAGGAGGAATTCCTTCCCCCTAACAATTCAGAGTCAACGGAAGAGACTTAA